One Perognathus longimembris pacificus isolate PPM17 chromosome 13, ASM2315922v1, whole genome shotgun sequence genomic window, TTCTTTTACACTTCTTTGTTCTCCTGCAGGTCCCAAATGGCCCACGTCATAGAGGAGTCTAGTCCCCCCAGAGGGCTGAGTGAACTGACAAGGATGATCAGATGATCCGAGCCCTGGAAAATCGGAGGAAAGTTCTGGAGAGAATATTGTGCTTTCTTCCCCACAGGCTCAGGCTGGCCCAGAGTCAAGCCAGGAGTCCCAGTCTCAGCAACCCGGGTCCCAGATCTCTTCAAACCCCACCCCGTGCCCACTGGACAGcagcccccgccggcccccaggTCCTGCAACCTCGCCCACCAACACCTCCCTCAGCAGCCCAGGTAAGGGGTGCGTGGCCACGGTGGGCCTCGGGGAGGGCCCGCGCCTCGTCCTCCGTGGGGGGGCCTCACTGCGGCTCTGCTTTCCAGGGCAGCGGGACGATCTCATCGCCAGCATCCTTTCAGGTAGGGGCGGGGCTGTACCTGGGCGCCACCCAATCGTCTGCTCTGGGCTGCAGGTGGGGccctgcgggggcggggcctcaggaTGGGCGGGACCGTGGCTCGGAGCCACCCAATCATCTGCTCTGGGCTGCAGGTGTGGcccccgcgggggcggggcctcaggaTGGGCGGGGCCGCGGCTCAGCGCCACCCAATCGTCtgctcgggggcggggcccggcgggggcggggcctccccggagggcggggccggctcCACCTCCCTCCTTTGGCTCTTGCTCGGCAGAGGTGGCTCCCACCCCTCTGGAAGAGCTCCGGGGCCACAAGTCCCTAGTGAAGCTGCGGAGTCGGCAGGAGCGCGACCTGCGGGAGCTCTGCAAGAAGCATCAGCGGAAGGCCGTGGCCCTCACCCGCCGCTTGCTCGACGGCCTGGCCCAGGCGCGGGCCGAGGGCAGGTGCCGGCCCGCGCCCGGCGTCCCGTGAGTGCCCCTCGCCTCTCGCTGCGTGTGCTGTGCGTGTGGAcaggtcacgggggggggggggacgaggggGCGTGCAGTCCCCGTGCTGGGTGACGCTGCACACACGACAGAGGGGCGTGTCTGCGTGAGGAGGGCAGATgcgcctccccaccccgccccaccctggtTTCCGTGGGAGTGACGCCTCCTTTGAAATCCTCCACCTGGAGCAGTTAACAGATCCGGCCCCAGCCCCGGTGCGGTGTGGAGCTAACGGTGCGGCCCTAGCGGCCTCCTGATTTGTATAATGCCTGCTGATTTGCATGTCTCACCTTCTGGGTGGTGCCGGCTGGGACGTGCCTGTCTGCACTGCCCTTCCTTGCCAAGAACCCAGCATCACCCAGAAGGTTCTTCCCACAGGGGCGGGGCCGCTGATGGGGAGGACGTGAAGGAAGAAGATGAGGCGAAGCAGTTTCGAGAGTTCCAGAACAGGCAGGTGCAGAGCTTGCTGGAGCTGAGGGAGGCCCAGGCAGACGTGGAGGCCGAGAGGAGGCTGGAGCACCTGAGACaggtgaggggcgggggcggccagGGAGGGCTCGCCGGGGTGGCCCGTCATCCGCCTCCTTGCCCACCCGCTCCCTCGCTGCGCAGGCCCAGCAGCGACTCAGGGAGATCGTCCTGGATGCACATACAACTCAGTTCAAAAGACTGAAGGAGCTGAACGAGAGGTGGGCAGAGGCTCtcgtgtgggtggggggggaggctccTGGTGGCTGGAAGAGGGCAGCAGGATAGGACCCCTCGTTCCGCCCTTGACCTCTCCTTTTCCGACTGCTGCAGGGAGAAGAAAGAGCTGCAGAAGATTCTGGATAGGAAACGCCACAATAGTATCTCTGAGGCCAAGACGAGAGAGAAACATAAGAAGGAGGCGTAagaatgctggggcttgaagtcacttgggggctgggaaggcagggcaggcgcGCGGCCCGGAGCCCACCGCACCTTGTTCCCGCAGGGAGCTGACAGAAATCAATCGGCGGCACATCACCGAGTCGGTCAACTCCATCCGCCGGGTGAGTGAGGCTCGTGGGAACCCCAGCCCCCCCTGCTACCTTCATCCTAGGAGAACCCACCTCCTCTGAGCCTGACCCGATGCCATGCTACTCTTAAAGGGCTTCTAGAGCATTCCCCCGGGCCAGCAGCCCCGGGCACTTGTGTCACGTTTCGAGGCCAGCTTTGGGCAGCCATGCCCTGTGGCTTTGGCGTCCTCGGGCCTGGTCACCTCACGACCCTGGGGAGCCTTTCCTCGCTTGGCGCGTACGTAGCCAGTGAGAGCCCCGGGCCCTGGGCCCCCCTCCGCTGAGCTCTTGCCACCCCTGCAGCTGGAGGAGGCCCAGAAGCAGCGGCATGACCGCCTGGTGGCTGGGCAGCAGCAGGTCCTCCAGCAGCTGGCAGAAGAGGAGCCCAAGGTGAGGCCCCAAAGGCGGGTGGgagagcgtgggggggggggggctgccgggCCCGCCCTGCCCCGGTGACGCTGTGCTCCTCCCGCAGCTGCTAGCTCAGCTGAGCCAGGAGTGTCAGGAGCAGCGGGCCCGGCTGCCCCAGGAGATCCGCAGGAGCCTGCTGGGCGAgacgccaggcctgggggacgGGTCCCTGGTGGCCTGCGCCAGCAACGGCCATGCGCCAGGGAGCGGCGGGCATCTGTCCGGCGCCGACTCGGAGAGCCAGGAGGAGAACACGCACCTCTGAGCCGGCTGAGCGAGAGGtggccgcggggccggggcgggcgcggggccgcggcTCGCAAGACACTAACTAATGCTTTCTcgtttttttaaaactttttacctttagaagtttttatttttttaaacccgGGGTGAGTGCCCCACGCTGACTCCCCGCTCTCATCTTTCCGGGGCCTGCCtagttcccagcccctccttcctaaCCTCAAGTCTAGGGAAGGGCCTGCTTGGGTCCTGCAACCCCGACGTCGGTGCTGGGCTGCGCATGCTCCCGGCTTCCCCGAGAGCCCTGGGTGCAGACCAAGCGCTCTGGGGTGTAGGGGGGGTGGGGTCccattttttcctccattttttgggattttttttttttacataaataaaAGTGGATTTCAGGGATCGTGTGTGCAGTTTGGTTCAAGGTGAGAGGACttggctctgctgctccttctggggcctcagtttcttcacgtGCGAAATGGCTGTGACATTGCAGCCAGGCCCCCGGCAGACTCTGCCTTGAGCCTCTTGCCCAGGGTGGGCAGTGGCTCTGGCTGTTCCTCCCTTCCCGGCTCATGGCCATCCTTGGCAGAGGCTTAGGCTctccttccagaagcttcccctGACCCCTTCCAAGCACCCAGTCTTCCACTGGTGCTCCTGTGGGCCTTGCGGGCTATTGGCTGTATTAGGGCATTCAGAGATTTGGTGGAATGGGGATCTGCCCGTGGCCGCCGGGAGAAGGGAAGCAAGCTGACAGTCCCCGGCGCTGCAGACTAGGACCCCGTGTTCCCCTCATCCCTGTGAGGGAGATGATGtgcctgttttacagatgagcaaaCTGAGGCCTCACACGGAATCTGGGAATCTGCGTGTGCTGGGTCACCTCTAAGTGAAGGTGTCCTGCCCTGAAGGCAGGCGTGGCTTGGAGGACTCTGTGGCAGACTCTTCGGCCATCTGGGAGGAGCTGCTCCAGGCCGGGACCAGAGGAGCGGCAgagacacccccctcccctccaccagaCCCTGCAGTGAGGAGGGCAAGGCTGGACCTGGCAGCAGGGGCAGGCTGGCATCTCTTCAAGGCCTCTCCCAGCTTCCTGGCGCTGGGGCTGCTCCCTCCAGAGGAAGGCAGTCTTATCTGGGCTTATCTCCTGCCAATGGagtgtttgcttttctttgtttttgctgcaGCCTGAGACAAACAGATGGGTGGGGATACCCCAGAAAGGCCACCAAAGTCGGGTCTTCCCCTTGTGAGGACCTCTGCCTTGGACGGAGCTGAGCATTCCTCCTACTGTCAAACCTCCTGGCTCTCTTCCATGTCCAGGCCCCTGGGCAGTGGACTCCCATCTCCCCTACTGGCTGGCCTCTACCCAGCGAAACTCCAGCTAACTTAGGGTGTGCCTCTGAGCCCCCCGGCAGCCTGACCTCCGCTTCCAGGTGCCTCCTCGGGTCCCCACCCCTCCTTGGAGTGGCAGTTCTGACTCCAGTCCGCCCCGCAGCACTTTGGGACTCCCCCATGGAGGCAGCCGCCCCCCCTCCGGTCACAGGAAGCTTCCTCTGGCGGGGACTTGTGGCGCAATTCATCTGCACACCCGGCACGGAGCACTGGCCTGGGCCTCCGGGCCGCCAATAAATCTTTTGGAACTGAGCTGCGAGCCCAGCTCCGGGTCCGGTGGCGAAGCTTCTCGGTTCCCTAGCGACCctgcgccgcccccgccccgccccgccgcgggtGCCGGGTCCCCAGGCGGCGCCGGCCACACAGCAGCTGCTCCGGGACTGACCCAGATAGCAGCAAGTGACCGCCCCGGGGGAGTCGCGGCGCGGGTGGGGTTCGCAGAGGACTCCGGCGGCAGGCGGGCCAGCGGCGCCCAATTACcatattagagataagggtctggCCGTCCCTGGGGCCCGGCTCCGCCACCCCGGCTGGGTCAGGGTCCTTGGATGTCACCCAAAAGGAACTGCGATCTCCCTCCAGTGCAAACCGAGGCCGTGGCAGGGACACCCGAgccggcggctcccgcctgtGGTCCTGGCCACGTGGGATGCGAGGAccctagttcgaagccagccccggcaggaacggCCCCCAGTGAAAacgaggtggggagggaggggggggcagcgccctgaccccgagttcaagcctcaggacctacaGCCAAACCAAACGAGTCGGTGACGGCGCTTTCCGCACCCACAGAGCCCCACGGGCCTCGCAGGCACGTCCTTTATTAGCACGTGAGTGGAGggcggcgcggcccggcccggtCGAGCATCGGTTAAAATCTCACCTCGGCTGCAGGCTCGGCCGAGGCGCTcgcccgggcccgggccgggggcCGCTTCCGGGCGGCGGGGGCGTGGAAGCTCCCCGCGGGGGCCACCCCCGCGCGGCTCGGAAGGGAACCCGGCGCTGGCTCACGACCCGCCCGCTCGCACGAGGCCTTCGGGAGCGACTTCCGCCCATATCCAAGATGGCAGCCGCCGGGAGCGGGTGGGGCCCCGGAGGGGGCAAGAGGTCACTGAGAGGGGGCGGAGCCTCGCCCCAAGTTCCGGTCCCACCAAGACTGGAAGATGCGCGTCCAGCTGGAGCTCTGCCGCATCTGCGTCGCGGTGCCCGCGCTTCTCGGGCGAGGGAGTCCCTGTGGGGCAGGAGTGGAGGTCTGAGCCGCCGATGGACGAAGAAGACGCCGGCACCTCTTGGGGACCGGGATGCCTAAGACCCAGGGCGGAAGCGCCAGAGCCGGGGTGGCCTGGTCCTGGAAGGTGGGGCGGCCGTTGGAGCACGGAGGTGGCTCTGGAGTTGCGGCTGAAGAACCCCACGCAGCTGAGCGCCAGCCTCGCGCTCCAGGGGCCCCGGCGGCCCGCGAGCTCGGCGGGAGCGGGGACGGGAAGGGGGCGTGGCGGGCTCCAGGACTACAAGACCCAGCATGCCTTgggacccccgcccgcccccccccccccgggagcagCTGGCTCGGCTTGCCTGCCGAGCGAACAGACCAATGGGAGCAGATGGGGACTTCCAGTTTACGtcggggaggctggggggggggggagggatggccCGAGACTGGAGATTTCCAACCGCTGAGGAGCTCGGAAGTGGCCCCCTTCCCCCGCAGTGCGAGGTGACTTGGAACTACAAGTCCCAGCATGCCCCAGGGCTGACACTCACCTTAAAGGAGCCGTCGAACTCGTCACTCATCCTCCGGAGCTCGCGGCCATAGCGCCTAGCAGCCCAGAGGTTAGGGGGAGCCGAGCGCGAGCGACCCCGAAAGGGGCTAGGCTCCTCTTCCAACCCTTCGTCCTCCTCCATCCCCGCGGGGTACGAGCTATGGCGACTCCTGGTCTCCACAGCACCGGCGCCTGCAAAAGGGTGAGGGGGGCCGAGAGTGATACCGCCCCCTCCTTGCTCCCAGTGCTGCCGAACCCCCACACTAGGCAGTTGGCCGGGCTCCAAGCTGATGGCTTCTAACAGTGCCGGTTCCCCCCGAACAAATGAAGACAAGCTTGGGGGACTGCGGtgccctgtcctggggctggaactcaaggccgcACCCTCTCCCAGGGCCTGgctttgctgtttctttttgctccaggctggcactctaccacttgacttttggtagttgactggagataacagtTCCTTGGGTTTGTCTGTCCcccccccggctggcttcaaactttga contains:
- the Bad gene encoding bcl2-associated agonist of cell death isoform X2, with translation MFQIPEFEPSEQEDSSSADRGLSPSLLGDHSRQQGLPANRSHHGGAGAVETRSRHSSYPAGMEEDEGLEEEPSPFRGRSRSAPPNLWAARRYGRELRRMSDEFDGSFKGLPRPRSAGTATQMRQSSSWTRIFQSWWDRNLGRGSAPSQ
- the Bad gene encoding bcl2-associated agonist of cell death isoform X1, translated to MGTPRSPRRLPATPRARGNRSRASGARGGAAQSMFQIPEFEPSEQEDSSSADRGLSPSLLGDHSRQQGLPANRSHHGGAGAVETRSRHSSYPAGMEEDEGLEEEPSPFRGRSRSAPPNLWAARRYGRELRRMSDEFDGSFKGLPRPRSAGTATQMRQSSSWTRIFQSWWDRNLGRGSAPSQ